Genomic DNA from Pempheris klunzingeri isolate RE-2024b chromosome 22, fPemKlu1.hap1, whole genome shotgun sequence:
CTGACCTCCGTTACCGTGACGACCACATCTTCCATCCCCTCACCACACTGTCTGACGGAGACGGTTGCCTTGGAAACATTAAAACCAAACATCAAAAGACTgcggtggtggtgatgatgatgatgaagataaaTAATTCTGCTGTTGCAGGAATGGGGGGCTGTCCAAACAACTGCCCAAATTTAAACTACGGTTCCCATCATGCTCTCTGCTACGCCATTTTGTGCTGGGGAGTGGCTTCTTGctctttcttttaaatgtttctttcctttcctttcctttttacttatttttccAACAATCCCGAGCCATTCACACGCCGTTCGACCGCTTCACCGTCAGCCATGTTGTTGCCACGGTTACCACCAtaggttaccatggtgatgtCATGGCCAACATggctgactctgtgtgtgtgtgtggctctggcGGAACCTGTGGATCCATACAGTGGTTATTATTACAGTggttattattatgattatgtgTGAAAAGATATAAAAgtcatttaatgtttttgttttttggggggtgggggcgggtggtggggggggggttttaGGGGGTGCAGCAGGTCATGTAGTCAGCTCACCGCGCTGGTAGCTTTTAGCTAACTTGAGTGAGCGTGAATTATTCGGAGAGAATGCTAACCATCCAAATTTgctatttgttgtttttattcattggCAAATTTTAAAGAGCTTAATGTGATGTTATGTAGCTTTGGGCTACCTTGTTATTCTTACAGCTAAAGaaaaatacactgaaaataTTGGGAGCAAATTATCCCCCAAATTTATCCCCAAATTAGCTATCGGCTAAGGGCTAGCTCCTAGTCCCAATAGCAAATAAAAGGCCTTGGCATTTAACTATTATTATTGGCTTTTTCAACAttaattgaaataaattaatgtgTACTTATAGGTACGGGCACCCTATTAGCATAGCAATTGGTATTACACATTGTAATGCTGTTTTTTGGATGTTAGCATTATTAAGATGGTAGCTTGGCTATCTCTCAGCTAGCTACTAGTACTGAGGACAAGTGGAAAGTATTAACTGTTTTGTGAGAAcatgctaacaatgctaacacaCTGCTTGTGGAGTCTTAGAGTTGTTGGTATATTCACAAACAAATGGGTGGTTGTTGCTGTGTGCTAGCTTGTCAGCTAGCTGTGAAAAACTTGAGTATTTGGAGGCAAAACTTAAGCAGCAAATATAGTAGTGGGTGATGCTAGTTGAGGGCTAGTTTGTTGGCTAACGGCAATATATTTGGTTTGCTGTAAGGGGATGCTAACGTTACCATAACCTCAAAGAAACAAAGGAATATATTagctgcatgctaacatgttagcgtAGCAGCATGGTGAGCTGGCTCTAGATCTGCTGCTCAGGGCGGACATGTTGCCTTTCGACAGCAGACTCACACTGGTCCAGtaccttctgtgtgtgtgtgtgtgtgcgtgcgtgcgtgcgtgtgcgtgtgtgtttttgtgtgtttgtgagtaagTGAGCTGCATAACAACAGTGAATCAGGCCAGTTTCTGTGATGACCTTTTTGGCCTGGGGGTGGTTTGTGTTATATTTACTGAGTACGGCAGCCAGCAGGTGTTGTTTCTATATTATTAACCATGTTATTACCCAGTTATTAAAGTTATTAACACAACACATCTGACAGGGAAACACTGACTTATCAGTTTAGCGTCCTGTTTGTCAATGCTGCCTCGAACTGATGGGCCTATATTAAACTATCCACATATGGAGGACCAGACTTGACCAAAAAATGTTGTAGCTGGTCGTCCATGTCCTTGCATGGGTGTAGTATTTCATGCTAGCACGATAGCATACACTGGGTTGAGTGACTGTAGCTTAAAGCTAACGTGTTAAAGTGTTAGCATGGAGTACACGGGCTCAATCAGTTAGAGCAGAGAGCTGGAACTGAAatctcagtgtttctgtttagCGGTAGCACGGCTTAGATTGAGACCGATCAGAGCAGGTTGGGCTTGAAGCTGAAGCCACGCCCCTTCCGTTGCGAGGGGGCGTGgcctgtgaagcagcaggcaCAGAAAGCTTGAATATCCGTCttctgtttgaaatgtgagAGTGGTCGTTTTACAGATTCGGTGTGTTGGACCAGTGACCTCTGTGAGTACTGCTGTGCACAGTGTTGTACTACCGGGAGTACTACGGCGTGGTACTGCTGTCAGTATTCTGGTTCTCCTCTAGTACGTTCAGTCATGTAGCATGTTGATGTTTCTGTCAGTACTCAGTCTGACCTCCAGGATGTGCTGCGACAGTTTGCATGCCGAGCAGAAGCTTCCAGGTGAAAGGTCTGTTTGCAGCCATGGCGGGGCGTTCCTGTTAGCATAAAgctgctagcatgctaacaaatAGGGCAGCAAATGAACCTAGATGATGTCTAGTGAAAGGTTTAGGGAAGCGGCTGTGAAACCCCTCTGATAAATCAGTGTACAGTGTTTCCTATGCGTTAATGGGCTCACTACCGCCCCCTGTGGTCGGAGGGCAGAAAACACTCGCTGCATGTTCGCTTGATGAGATGAGTTTGTTTCTCGGCCACAAGGAGCAACAGCGAGTCTGTTCCACACCCGAAAACAGACTAGTACTACTACTTTGTTTTGAAAACGCACGTTTGGTGAACTTCCTCCTGTGATAAAGAGCGGTACACAGCCTCCCTAAGGTTTTCACcaacattttactttaaattctACTTTGCATCATTTATAATCAGCACATAAAGGCTTAATTAATGGTTTGTAACCTGCTATAATGTAGTTGTAAAGAAATAAGGACATTTTAAGGTGTTAATTGATCTGTTCAATATCAATATTTATAACTGCTCCTGGTGTAAAGGCAGTTCATGAATGATCGATAACACAGCTGccatattattatcattattaactgTTTATACACATGTACAAATGATTCACAGGTGGGTTTAAAATGGCttacaaatgtgtttaaaagtcATGAAAACATGTCGGAAAAAAATCTCGTCTCAAAGTCGCTCACTAGTTTTCATAAACAAATGGATTTTGtatttataaatgtataaatacctCATTAATTCACCATTTTTATGTGATTACAGGTGTGTCATACTGTGTTATGAATCATTCAGTGGGAAGTGAACACTTAAAATGTCCTTATACCTCTTTACAACTACTTAATAGAGTTATAAACACTTTattaagtgtttgtgtgttcataaATGCTGAACAGGTGGAATTAAAACTGGTATTATCGGGTGTTTCTGCGAAGGGGACGCTCATGTTGCTCACTGGCTGTCGGCAGCTCCCACAGCGATCAGAACAATCAGATCAATGCCTGGCCGTGGCTGCAGTCACACCTCTCTGGCTTCCACAGTAACAGAGGCTGCGGCGGCGTTCGTCATTTCGTGCGACTTCTGGGACTGTGATTGTCGCTGGTTTCGTCACAGACCTTTGGCAGATCTGTGTGCATCAGAAGATGCAGGTTGAATGATGTTGCTGTCGGACGACGTCTAAAGGCAAAGATGTTTCTGGATGCGATTGTTGGACTTTCTGACAGCTTCTGTTGTCAGAAAGGAGGTTTTAGACGCTGTCAGATTATTCAACAAGCACCTTGTTTCAAGCATACAGAGGCCTTGACATCCATGCCAAATTTAGGCTGTTATAAGGCAAATTCTTTCACTTTAGCTAGCactaggctagctgtttccctctgctcccagtctttgtgctaagctaggctaaataCATCCCGGACCTATCTCTGTACTTGACTCGGCTCCTGTAAAATGTCTCCTTAGATGAAGTGAAGTCGCTCTGACGTGACGACCGCCGCCGCAGCCAAATGCAAACTgaactcattcattcacaacaagaagaaattattttacattactgaaataaatctgcttctttttctctgtaatGGCATGATGACCagtgaaatgtaaaagaaaCCAGTTCAGCCAGCGAGGCATCAAGTTAAAATCCCATTTCCGCTCGGCTGGATCCTCGCGTTTTCCCGCCGTCGGGAGTTTGAAACTGGTGTGAAAATGGCCTGAACTGGTTTCCTCAAGTACAGAAACCCACAGCAGCAGcgggaggtgggggaggggagggggtagGGGGGGTGAAGCcaaatgtaaagtaaaaactaaaaagccttaaatgaataaaagtggTGCAATTTTGTAACAGCAACCTGGGAAGTCGAGTCATTTTGGAttagatggagagaggaaagatCAATTTCTCCTTATATTCACTTTTGTATATATTAAACTATATGGTATATGGGTAGAATGTAAGAAATGTCATTATAAGAtagtaaaaatataattaactgtaaatataaatatcattattataattatccTAACTCTGGACAGTGATGTCTTTAAATagattgtttttattcagtCCAAAACTAGTGGAAGAAGAAGTCTTCAGACCCTTTACGCATTCATAACCTTACTTAAGTCAGCTGTGTTGGAATTATCTGCAGAATACACATAAACTTGCGGTTGCGGTaaaatgttggtgttttcaTATTATATCAGATGTTTGTGGATTAATATAATGTGTCCATGTTGCATTTCActgctgtaaatgtttaaaGTTTATCTTATTTAAACTACAATCTCTGAAAAGTCGTAAAAGTTTTCACGAGCTCtcaaaaacagcctgttttcagctgatCCAGGaggattttatttgtttatctgcACAACAGAGCAGGAGAATGTTCTCAACACTTAAAGGAacacttaatttaaaaaaaagttgtcttaaaaaaagaaaagaaatggactAAATTGATAATATAAATCAATCAGGAGAGGGGAagctcattattattattgagttATACAGATTTTCATTACAGCTGACGTCACTTGGCAACGTCACCCACCTTGCTGCCAACGCGCCTGCGCAAGACGCTGAGCTGCCATGGCAACGGCGGCAGCTTGCTCCTGTTACTGAGGCTGTGGAGAAGCGGagcagctggttagcatgcTGGTTAAGTTGCTCGGCTCGCTGCACGACACTAACCAGCTAGTTGAGAAAGTCAGACCTAGTGGCGAAGGGACGTCTCGCGGTGTTTTGTCCGCGGCGACAGCGTCATGACCGTCCGCTTCAAGGTGAGCAACAggtgtgttagcattagcaaccGGCTAGCCGAGCACACTGATGCTAACCAGCGTAGCTAGCTGTTTTAGCTCGCTAAGTGCAACACATGTGAGCTGGAAGTGATGAAATGACAGTCAGATGTAGCTGTAGTGAACCTGTCCGGCCCCTCTGAACCGGACAGAGCCCGGCACGAGACTGCAGAGTCAGGATTAATGTGATGTAATCTGATGTAATCAGATAATCCGGCTAATCAATTTCAGATTGACTGAGTAAACACAACTGCAGCTACTAATAACATGACAACAAACTGGCGCTACATCAGAGCTACTCTGCATTTAATACCAGTTGTTAACATAGTGGTTGTTTTCTAATGTCTGCATTGATTATCATTTAGTTTCCCTGTTCTGATGGACATGTTAACTCAGTTATGACATTCAGGCTGCAACTATTGATTCTAATAACTGTTGATTGACCTCTTAGGTAATCAGTACATCAGAGAGTCTTATCACAGTTCCCAGAGTTTGACAggatagaaaagaagaaaaacacatttgtgcaaCAACTAAAGCTTCAAAtcacaattattttttattatttattcatctgcCACACAAAGATCAATTGATGGACTCATtctttggtctgtaaaatgtcagaatgtcCCTGAGCCaagcttgttttgtccaaccagcaGTCCAAACCTAAATGAAATAGTCATATTCCAGTGATGAGAagctgagaaaagcagcaaatgtccCCACTGGAAGCCACAACCAGTGaattctttctgtttttcctgttaaatgACTTTAATTTATTATCACATTTACTTACTACTCCAATCAATTCAGCACCAGTCACATCATGTGGTCTGACATTTAAtctcatcattttgttttagtgTAAGAGTGAATATCAGAAGAGCTACAGGGCTCCCCGCTCCAGAAGTGTGTCTCCTCAGCGGTGCGCCCTGTTGGCCGGCCTGCGCTCAGACCAGATGGGTAAGAGCCCTGATATGAGCCCTGATATGGAGTTCTGTCTCTGACGTCAAGTAGCTTAAAGTCTGAGACAAGATTTGAGACACTTGACACTTCATGGTATAAAATCCCAGAACGCCAGGACTcatgtgaaaatatgaaacatcACAGACTTTGGTCACTATTCTTCTGAAAGTCTAAACTCGCCGcttgtctcttcctctcaggCGTCAGCAGAGAACCAGGTCTGCAGCGTCGGAGGATGCTCAGCTCTGGAGGTCTGGCTCGGTCCTGCGGCTCCCTGCTGTGTCCGCCGGATCCACAGCTCTGCCTCCCTGAGCCGACTCCCCGTGTGCACAgaacagcgccccctgctggtagGATGTCTCCATAACAAGACTCTCCTCAGACAGACTTTagagtaaaaacacacaacaacacagcaaacCTGTTAAAGTATGGCGGCAATTTTCGGACGGTTCAGAGCTTCTCTGGCTTCACCGTCCGGCTAAATATTGATCCCACGAGTCTGTTTAgtctcagctgtgctttgagcttAGTTAGGATGTGAACATGCTCGTTTTTACTGTCGACCTACATTAGTGTGATATTGTAAATGTGTCATATCTAATGTTAGCAAGAGAAGCTGCCTGTTACCATGTTagtatgctaatgttagcatgttagcatcctATGCAAGCTAATAAAGTGTTCCTCAACTGTTCTTCCATCCACGTCTTCATCAAAAGCCTCCAGGAGTCGCTCAGCCCCCAGGAAGGAGTCCTCCCTCGAGCCAAATCCTCCAACACCTCCTGAAGCCCGAGCAGACCCCGAATCTCCGGTGGAGCCTGAGACACCGGCAAGACGACGGCCTGCTACAAACTGGGAACCTTCAGCGGGACGACGGCCTGCTACAAACTGGGAACCTTCAGCGGGACGACGGCCTGCTGCAAACTGGGAACCTTCAGCGGGACGACGGCCTGCTGCTGACCGAGAACCTTCAGCAGGACGACGGCCTGCTGCTGACCGAGAACCTTCAGCAGGACGACGGCCTGCTGCTGACCGGGAACCTTCAGCGGGACGACGGCCTGCTGCTGACCGGGAACCTTCAGCGGGACGACGGCCTGCTCCAGATCCGGGACCATCAGTAGAACCAGGAGCTGCTGGAAAATCTGGTAAAAATACTTCATCTTACATCCTACAGCTGCGTCTGTCTTTAGACCCCTGATGATTCTACGCTGTTTCATTTTGCGGTTCGTCCTCTTATTGTccaaaatgctgtttttcagtctcCTCGGCGAAGCCCCACCCCTCCAAGCctgacagccaaccacagctcAGCCGCCCTTTGACAGCAGCGCCTGATGGACGGCAGCTCTCGGCCGATGACGTGAGCCAAAATGTGGTTATGTTACCGCCTCCACCGCGTGTCTCTCTAACACGATCTTCGTTGTAGTTTGAACTAACAGCGTCGCTGCCGTCCCATGTTGCAGGTCCAGCATGCTTTGCGGTGGCGGGCGGGGCTGAGGTCAGGAGGTCAAAGGTTAGGAAGCCCGAGGTCAGAGTACCACAGACAGTTCAGCAGGAAGaagcctgcagctgctgcttcaccCATACTGACCGCAGAGCAGGTACAGTACAAACACTACATATCTAATAAGTACAAACACTACATATCTAAtaagtactaatactacatcCATGTAAAATGTAGTAGGAGTGAGCAGAGTGCAGTTTAAATAGCTGTAGCTCAGCTGTGTGTCCACCAGGGGGAGCCACACTGTCTGTTTACTGGTTCAGAGTTACTGATGAGTTCACTGGCTGATAATTATTGATTAACTGGTCATTCTATTGATGAGGTTTAACACAACTACCGAGTTGTTCAGTCAGTCTGTGGCGACTTCGCTGCGCTTTGATTTCATTGATTGGTGTGTaagtggtgctgctgctgacctttgaccctccCACCACCCATGCAGGTGCTCCACACCAGCGGCAGGTGTGTGCAGCCCTTGAAGGCGAACCCTGTTTCCGTGGAAACCGAGTACCAGCGGAGCTTCCAGGGTCTGGCTCCGCCCACCGAGCCCCGCCTTCAGAAACACCTGGAACACCAGAGGGTCCCCCTGTTCCACACACAcgtggtacacacacacacacacacacacacactcctcaaacTTACTTTAatgcaaaatcattttaatgcctCACTTTCTATTTCTACTGTTTCCATTTGAACAGTTTTATACACATGTTCtaaaacacacctgagctctATTGCAACTTTCAACTGCTTGGAGAAAGGAATTTAAAATGTCTGCCTATTAATAAACCCtagttatcattattattattattattattataataatgttgTTAAACACACTGTGACATTAAATTAACTGACgttgaatcttgctagcataacgttagctttctggctaacagctgagcgGATTAAAAAATATCTCCGGTTGCCACGTCGTATCTGTGGTCCATCCTATTTTCTGGAGAAGTGACCAACGTTGTCATTGCATGAGAACAtaatgggatggtaatgattaTTCCAGGCATTAGTCATGACTTTGACCAGGGACCATGACATAAGCAGAATAAAGCCCAATAAGGTGTCCGTTAGCAGGAATGAATGGATGACGTGGCGGCAGAGAGCCGTTACTTCCTGATAACAGACACCTCGACAGGCAGACAGCATGATGATCCCGTTGTTCCTGCAGTAATTCTTCTTCACAAAAAAAGGCCCCGACTGAGCGTTTCTCATCTCCAGACCAACAGAAAGAGGATGGAGGTGTCAGCGAAGAAGCCCCGCCCCAAACAGGACGCCCCTCAGAAAGAGGACGccacgcctcctcctcctccagcgcAGAGACGACacaggtgtgtttcagtgtgcgtctctgtgtgtgtgctgtcgtGCATCGTGACTTCATTACGTTCACGAagtcgtctgtctgtctgacaggatgTTGACAGAGTATGAGTCCAGCTTTCGTTCTCCCCTCTACAGGATCCGGGAGGAGGGCGGAGCCGCGGGTCGCGACGGCCCCCAGGTCAGGCTTTAGTCTTCTTAAGCACGCATCATAACGGGGGGGGGCGGCGTCAGTTAGCCTTTATTATTGGACTCAGTCATCCAGCTGCAGGTCAGACTGTTGGTCAtaattagcctagcttagcataaaggctagaagcagggggaaactgctagcttAGCACCATTACAGAGAAAAAACGTTAACCAAAAACTGTCTTCAGTATTGTAGTTGTGTGTTCAGCTGGGTTTAGTTAACAGAGGCTCTGTTCATCCCTgtgaaagctgctcagtgacGCATGAAGACAAAAAAGTTCGACTTCCAGGGCATAAAAGTACCCGAGTTGCTGCATCGTTGGGCCCATAGATCACGGCGTAGAAGCGTCTTGTGCCTGCCGagccagctaacttcctgttagcttcCTCTGCTAGTTTGAATAAGGACAATATGATTTAATCGTGttgctcttctagactttccaaatgttatcggactgagtggatcaaattctgatggtgaagtGAGTCACTCTGCGGGGATGTGACTCAAAAAATTTATCCGCTGATCTAAAtatgtctctttcacaatgtgagTCTGTGGAAAAACAGTGTTTCTCAGCCCAACAGCTGTAATCACACGGTGTCACCACTATgtcaaattggcttcaaagcctggcgcACGTCCTGGGGGGTTGGGTGAGACGCTAAGGATTTATGCTCTTAATTCAAGGCTTTTTAAGCTGTAGTCTGGTGTAGGAATTCATAGGAAAAATGCCAGGACACAAGACATATAAAAGAGGCTCTTCGGACGCTAAAAGAGTCAATTCATCcctgaaaaatgtgacaaatgtgacTCAAAAGCGAACATTTCAGTTGTAGGAGCGTCGTCAGCACGATGCGTTGGTCTTCCTCGTCAAACTGTGTGACTGCTGAAGGCGTAAATCTTAAAAACACCTCACAAACTTATAGTTCCTTAAACAGCTGGGCACTTAAAGACCAAACAGGTGGATTAATCGAGGAAAAACAATCAGCAGAGTGATCAATAATGACAGTGGGTAATAGCTGCAGCCCTTTTAGcaacaaatccaatgaaaagcAATGAAAGTTAGCGATGAGTGTGTAGATTTAAGCTCCATGGAGCAAGTGTCAGTGGCATGTTTACTACTCAGAGACGGTTGATCTGAGTGATCACTACAATCAGTTTCATTGATGTGGTAGTCGTGGGGTGGGTGGGCGGGGGGATTTGCGCAGCGCCTGACGCAGTGCTTGACTGCTAgctaaactgtgtgtttgtgttgcggATGGAAAACCAGAGTGCTGAGTGTCAGCAGTAAAACCACAGAGCTTCATTTCAGGGAAACAACACAGtgtttgtctcacacacactcacacacacacaggtacgtTCCAGTGTGGCTGAGGAGGGGGGCAGCTGCTTTTGCAACATGAAGCACTTTTCCCCTTTTCTACCTGAAATGCACAGATTTCAGCTGACACCAGTTCAGCGAAGATGACATCAAACGACGTGAAGTACATTCCCTAAAGCTGTGCAGGGAAACCGCTCTTACAACTGTTACTGTCACTTTTTTGGTCTTAGcattcaaagacaaaaacaagagtGAGTGAAATCTTATGTTCTTCCAGCTTTGTGGCAACAGTTCGTGttcctgtttcaacatgacGAAGACGGCTCCTCAAACGGCTCGTTTTCacagtttggtgtggaagaacttaaaggataacttcaaTATCttcaaacctgggccctgtttttagATATgttgggttcaaaatgaccgGATCACCTCAGCATGTGGGGAAAGAGCTAGAACTGCTGCAGATGCACCTGATCAAAGTTTGTCTGACAGCGttaaggatccctacagagatagacctggagGATCCTTTTCCATTAacaagaaacagctgttatatcgcgctcttcaaagccaccagactccattgacaaaaacagcaattttacataGGAAtttctggtctactgctgcctcgatttagttttgtttgtgccattgtgagactttgtgtgtgttttaaagggttagttcggatccaacacaacaacacaacacaaacaaacgaatGGATGgatgcagcagtagaccagacACTcacatgttctgcaaggtaaaattactgtttttgccaatggagtctggtgggtttgaatggAGCGATACAACAGCCGTTTGTGCTGCGGCATCTCTTTATTTcacatgattaaaaacaaactaaatgaagaaattcaatgaacCTGAGCCGGAGATCTATGAATCTGTGGGTGATGTGTAACCGTCCAGTTAACTTTCCATCCCTGCGGTGAGTCTGGCGTGTGAAGGGTTTCAGTGTGTGGAGGGAAGCTGTCAGCTGACGTCAGGTGCTACCTGTTCTGAGGAAATAAACCTTTGCAGactcacagctgctgtcacttAGCAGGGTGACAGCTGGTGGAGAGATGTGCAGCATCAGGCTTACGGTTCGTCTTGGGGTTGAGGTTTAGGTTTAGAGACACTGAGGTTAGCTTTGAAAACAGGGCCGGGGGTTATCCAGGGTTTGGACTGGGGTCAGGGTCCGGTTACCGTTTACCAGAATCTACAGCCTGCGATTTTTCAAAAGCTGCAACTCAAACAAATTACATTTGACTAATTTTGATACAGTCTTGCCCTCTTACTACCCATTTACTGTTTCGTTTGTGAACTGCATCACTTGCAACGCCAACATGATTCCTACACATTCACATCCTCCTTTGCTCTACTTCTGTTTCGCTTTTCGACATTTACATACGTTTTCGACTTCTCAACAGAGAAGTTTTGAAAAACAGTGTCATCATGTGTTCATAACGCAGCAGctaaacatttctgtttgtggcCGTCGTGTTGCTGCTTTCTAAACAATCCACAGCGATTGTCGGGTTCATGAAGTACCAGCATGTCTGTCAGCTTTGGAATATATTGGTTAGGGCTGCAGCTGAGGACCAGTTAATGTCACTGGTAGTCTGTAGAGCactagaggaaaggtcaggaCGAACCGACCTCTGGAAACCATGAATATCTAAAGTAAAGTATGCCGAATGAACTGTGAGCAGCTCCTGGCTGCAATGTGACCACAAACGTTTAGACAGTTATCAGGGGATTTCTTTGATAgtgaagaaaacataaaagcatgacggttctcaggcaagttctgcagtTATAGACGTCTTATTTCTATGATTTCCGAACGGATTTCATTGGATCGGACATCTgagctttatttttgttttgtttttatttaatctttatttaaccaggCATTGAGATTAATATCTGTTTTGCAAAAAATACCTTGAAACAAGCAACATtcagaaaagcacaaacaagaAATCAACAAAGACAGCAGGTAATaaggttttaaaataaaattttaattagtaCCTGATCTCTAAAGTTAGGTTGGCACTGGATCGAGTACTGAAATGAGTGGATTTAACGTGAGGGGAATGTTTCTTCTCGTCCATCAAACCTTCTGGTACAGTGATGAATCCTAAATTTGTCATTTGGGATAAAAACGTAATTCACTGTGATACAGAGGGTTTAACTGCTGAAGAGTTGATGGGGCTGCATGGCAATACAGAAAAAGGTTGATTGCATAGTTTTACGATTGgatgcagacagacaacctttagTTCTACACAGGAAACCCAGTTTGATATGTAATTTTTGAGCCTTGAATGGCTGTCAAGCCAAATTCCTAAATATCCGTGTGACTCAGTAAAAGCAATATGGGTGccatttaaagtttgaatgGCCGGACATTCAGAGTCaatggaggaggtggagaataACCTGTCTGTGATTAACAAGTGCTGCCTGGAAAGAATGAAAATGCAGACTAAAGAGTAGTCGGGGTCTGGTCTGGGCTGGGGTGGAGTCTGACGTATATAAAATGGTGTCATCAGCgtaaaaatgcactttaaagTAATGGTGAGGAGGAATTATGTTataatgttgttattgttcATGCATAATGTGAACAGCTATGGATAGATACTGATATCCTCTGAACATGTAGGATGCcctgaatctaaaaatatgtgtatCACATCTGTGTGTACAGGTTTGACTGAGTTTTTCTTTGCACCTTGGACTGTGTTGGTAAAAAAAAGGGTGAAACACCTCCTGTGTGTTCCCGTCCAGATGAAGGAGTTGAGGGAGCTGAGGCAGCAGGCGCTAGCGTACCGCCGCCGAGCCTGGGGAGCTAATTTCTCCAGAGATCACCTGAGCCAGCTGCTGTCCGAACACAACGCTCTGTGGGAGCCGACAGACACCACGGCCACCGACCCGCCCACCCCCCGCCTGACCTTCGACCTCTGCGACGATCCAGATGGCCGCTGCTGTTCCCACGTGGAGGCCCTGGACCTGGCCAGGTG
This window encodes:
- the mdm1 gene encoding nuclear protein MDM1; the encoded protein is MTVRFKCKSEYQKSYRAPRSRSVSPQRCALLAGLRSDQMGVSREPGLQRRRMLSSGGLARSCGSLLCPPDPQLCLPEPTPRVHRTAPPAASRSRSAPRKESSLEPNPPTPPEARADPESPVEPETPAGRRPAPDPGPSVEPGAAGKSVSSAKPHPSKPDSQPQLSRPLTAAPDGRQLSADDVQHALRWRAGLRSGGQRLGSPRSEYHRQFSRKKPAAAASPILTAEQVLHTSGRCVQPLKANPVSVETEYQRSFQGLAPPTEPRLQKHLEHQRVPLFHTHVTNRKRMEVSAKKPRPKQDAPQKEDATPPPPPAQRRHRIREEGGAAGRDGPQMKELRELRQQALAYRRRAWGANFSRDHLSQLLSEHNALWEPTDTTATDPPTPRLTFDLCDDPDGRCCSHVEALDLASRSSSCSKRSSVMGSGEIHPSNRNTGIKAPPSPSAERRMAWGEEKEEEEEENTDEEEGRLPTPRLKLLPVQRTHHDLTTPATGGAMLVGKLRSSDESSLYKQRCGSAVSVAAGAEAAPNEPLKQMEAWLDTSPAPNSVYGPSPDHKPSVSPPSKPIRTKPPPPSPLSPASLHPLVPPPHCIQGTLRHPDFQHNGDLGLRSRELQGSGGCGSDEDDRLSVMSWRSAASCSIASAVLERAQKRRENFWGKR